One Spodoptera frugiperda isolate SF20-4 chromosome 10, AGI-APGP_CSIRO_Sfru_2.0, whole genome shotgun sequence genomic region harbors:
- the LOC118277480 gene encoding protein lethal(2)essential for life-like, which translates to MASRQSKDSPENQERCLVKVPVQLTDLSIFDNTYAYMKERFTEEMRRIEQQMNKFSTDLTKFYSQATTVHTNLVQQNDKMFTNWDMLTNSPLVQGEGEDKKLKLQFDVSQFDPTEITVKVTDDMLVVSANHEEKTSDSMVYRGYNREFKLPPGTDPGQVVSSLSRDGVLTVQAPLPYILPAQDSVD; encoded by the exons ATGGCCTCAAGACAGTCAAAAGACTCACCTGAGAATCAAGAGCGATGTTTAGTAAAAGTTCCCGTACAGCTGACAGATTTATCCATCTTTGACAACACCTACGCTTACATGAAGGAAAGGTTCACCGAGGAAATGAGACGCATTGAACAGCAGATGAATAAATTCAG CACGGATCTGACAAAGTTTTATAGTCAGGCTACCACGGTCCACACAAATCTTGTGCAGCAGAATGACAAAATGTTCACCAACTGGGATATGCTTACTAATTCCCCCCTCGTACAGGGGGAGGGGGAGGATAAGAAGTTGAAGCTACAGTTCGATGTCAGCCAATTTGATCCGACAGAG ATAACTGTAAAAGTGACAGACGATATGCTAGTCGTCTCAGCGAACCATGAGGAGAAGACCAGTGATTCCATGGTCTACCGAGGGTATAACAGGGAGTTCAAGCTGCCTCCGGGAACAGACCCTGGGCAGGTGGTGTCCTCACTGTCTCGAGACGGGGTCCTCACGGTACAGGCACCACTACCGTACATATTGCCGGCCCAAGACAGCGTAGATTGA